In Rosa chinensis cultivar Old Blush chromosome 1, RchiOBHm-V2, whole genome shotgun sequence, a genomic segment contains:
- the LOC112173474 gene encoding uncharacterized protein LOC112173474 isoform X2 — translation MLSDFKVLSLDRCLLVWSLIKNCLVKMPGCYRSLLAKVKINCLLAWCLSQIHQLPQNQGCSSNELTILVQGGTSELQKAPEQDVSREFLYVSDFQFTLEETLDSFQKSVCEDMRNLHIEILRQFHMQAMEMSTVTSKILANQPEVRKKLISLERKPAASAIFLALVKIVFSVNDLLCGLEYVCCLCCTICLSFMGFCSLGSTSQWNIMWL, via the exons ATGCTTTCTGATTTCAAAGTACTTTCCCTTGACAGATGTTTGTTAGTGTGGAGCTTGATAAAAAATTGTCTAGTCAAAATGCCTG GATGTTACAGGTCTCTGCTGGCAAAGGTCAAAATCAACTGTTTACTAGCTTGGTGTCTAAGTCAGATACATCAACTGCCACAGAATCAGGGTTGTTCCAGCAATGAAC TGACAATACTTGTACAGGGAGGAACCTCAGAACTGCAGAAGGCCCCTGAACAAGATGTGAGCAGGGAATTCCTTTACGTTTCAGATTTTCAATTTACTTTAGAAGAGACTCTTGATTCCTTTCAGAAATCGGTATGCGAAGACATGAGGAACCTTCATATAGAAATTTTAAGACAATTCCACATGCAAGCG ATGGAAATGTCAACTGTGACGAGTAAAATTCTAGCAAACCAACCTGAGGTCCGGAAGAAGTTAATCTCTCTGGAAAGAAAACCAGCAGCTTCTGCAATTTTTTTAGCACTGGTGAAGATTGTATTCAGTGTTAATGATTTGTTGTGTGGATTGGAATATGTCTGCTGTTTGTGTTGTACAATTTGCCTTTCATTTATGGGCTTTTGTTCTCTAG GTTCTACATCACAGTGGAACATCATGTGGCTTTAA
- the LOC112173474 gene encoding uncharacterized protein LOC112173474 isoform X4, whose amino-acid sequence MPGKSSGCYRSLLAKVKINCLLAWCLSQIHQLPQNQGCSSNELTILVQGGTSELQKAPEQDVSREFLYVSDFQFTLEETLDSFQKSVCEDMRNLHIEILRQFHMQAMEMSTVTSKILANQPEVRKKLISLERKPAASAIFLALVKIVFSVNDLLCGLEYVCCLCCTICLSFMGFCSLGSTSQWNIMWL is encoded by the exons ATGCCTGGTAAG TCATCAGGATGTTACAGGTCTCTGCTGGCAAAGGTCAAAATCAACTGTTTACTAGCTTGGTGTCTAAGTCAGATACATCAACTGCCACAGAATCAGGGTTGTTCCAGCAATGAAC TGACAATACTTGTACAGGGAGGAACCTCAGAACTGCAGAAGGCCCCTGAACAAGATGTGAGCAGGGAATTCCTTTACGTTTCAGATTTTCAATTTACTTTAGAAGAGACTCTTGATTCCTTTCAGAAATCGGTATGCGAAGACATGAGGAACCTTCATATAGAAATTTTAAGACAATTCCACATGCAAGCG ATGGAAATGTCAACTGTGACGAGTAAAATTCTAGCAAACCAACCTGAGGTCCGGAAGAAGTTAATCTCTCTGGAAAGAAAACCAGCAGCTTCTGCAATTTTTTTAGCACTGGTGAAGATTGTATTCAGTGTTAATGATTTGTTGTGTGGATTGGAATATGTCTGCTGTTTGTGTTGTACAATTTGCCTTTCATTTATGGGCTTTTGTTCTCTAG GTTCTACATCACAGTGGAACATCATGTGGCTTTAA
- the LOC112173474 gene encoding uncharacterized protein LOC112173474 isoform X5 has protein sequence MPGCYRSLLAKVKINCLLAWCLSQIHQLPQNQGCSSNELTILVQGGTSELQKAPEQDVSREFLYVSDFQFTLEETLDSFQKSVCEDMRNLHIEILRQFHMQAMEMSTVTSKILANQPEVRKKLISLERKPAASAIFLALVKIVFSVNDLLCGLEYVCCLCCTICLSFMGFCSLGSTSQWNIMWL, from the exons ATGCCTG GATGTTACAGGTCTCTGCTGGCAAAGGTCAAAATCAACTGTTTACTAGCTTGGTGTCTAAGTCAGATACATCAACTGCCACAGAATCAGGGTTGTTCCAGCAATGAAC TGACAATACTTGTACAGGGAGGAACCTCAGAACTGCAGAAGGCCCCTGAACAAGATGTGAGCAGGGAATTCCTTTACGTTTCAGATTTTCAATTTACTTTAGAAGAGACTCTTGATTCCTTTCAGAAATCGGTATGCGAAGACATGAGGAACCTTCATATAGAAATTTTAAGACAATTCCACATGCAAGCG ATGGAAATGTCAACTGTGACGAGTAAAATTCTAGCAAACCAACCTGAGGTCCGGAAGAAGTTAATCTCTCTGGAAAGAAAACCAGCAGCTTCTGCAATTTTTTTAGCACTGGTGAAGATTGTATTCAGTGTTAATGATTTGTTGTGTGGATTGGAATATGTCTGCTGTTTGTGTTGTACAATTTGCCTTTCATTTATGGGCTTTTGTTCTCTAG GTTCTACATCACAGTGGAACATCATGTGGCTTTAA
- the LOC112173474 gene encoding protein NEDD1 isoform X6 gives MNGGTSELQKAPEQDVSREFLYVSDFQFTLEETLDSFQKSVCEDMRNLHIEILRQFHMQAMEMSTVTSKILANQPEVRKKLISLERKPAASAIFLALVKIVFSVNDLLCGLEYVCCLCCTICLSFMGFCSLGSTSQWNIMWL, from the exons ATGAAC GGAGGAACCTCAGAACTGCAGAAGGCCCCTGAACAAGATGTGAGCAGGGAATTCCTTTACGTTTCAGATTTTCAATTTACTTTAGAAGAGACTCTTGATTCCTTTCAGAAATCGGTATGCGAAGACATGAGGAACCTTCATATAGAAATTTTAAGACAATTCCACATGCAAGCG ATGGAAATGTCAACTGTGACGAGTAAAATTCTAGCAAACCAACCTGAGGTCCGGAAGAAGTTAATCTCTCTGGAAAGAAAACCAGCAGCTTCTGCAATTTTTTTAGCACTGGTGAAGATTGTATTCAGTGTTAATGATTTGTTGTGTGGATTGGAATATGTCTGCTGTTTGTGTTGTACAATTTGCCTTTCATTTATGGGCTTTTGTTCTCTAG GTTCTACATCACAGTGGAACATCATGTGGCTTTAA
- the LOC112173474 gene encoding uncharacterized protein LOC112173474 isoform X1 — MLSDFKVLSLDRCLLVWSLIKNCLVKMPGKSSGCYRSLLAKVKINCLLAWCLSQIHQLPQNQGCSSNELTILVQGGTSELQKAPEQDVSREFLYVSDFQFTLEETLDSFQKSVCEDMRNLHIEILRQFHMQAMEMSTVTSKILANQPEVRKKLISLERKPAASAIFLALVKIVFSVNDLLCGLEYVCCLCCTICLSFMGFCSLGSTSQWNIMWL; from the exons ATGCTTTCTGATTTCAAAGTACTTTCCCTTGACAGATGTTTGTTAGTGTGGAGCTTGATAAAAAATTGTCTAGTCAAAATGCCTGGTAAG TCATCAGGATGTTACAGGTCTCTGCTGGCAAAGGTCAAAATCAACTGTTTACTAGCTTGGTGTCTAAGTCAGATACATCAACTGCCACAGAATCAGGGTTGTTCCAGCAATGAAC TGACAATACTTGTACAGGGAGGAACCTCAGAACTGCAGAAGGCCCCTGAACAAGATGTGAGCAGGGAATTCCTTTACGTTTCAGATTTTCAATTTACTTTAGAAGAGACTCTTGATTCCTTTCAGAAATCGGTATGCGAAGACATGAGGAACCTTCATATAGAAATTTTAAGACAATTCCACATGCAAGCG ATGGAAATGTCAACTGTGACGAGTAAAATTCTAGCAAACCAACCTGAGGTCCGGAAGAAGTTAATCTCTCTGGAAAGAAAACCAGCAGCTTCTGCAATTTTTTTAGCACTGGTGAAGATTGTATTCAGTGTTAATGATTTGTTGTGTGGATTGGAATATGTCTGCTGTTTGTGTTGTACAATTTGCCTTTCATTTATGGGCTTTTGTTCTCTAG GTTCTACATCACAGTGGAACATCATGTGGCTTTAA
- the LOC112173474 gene encoding uncharacterized protein LOC112173474 isoform X3, translating to MLSDFKVLSLDRCLLVWSLIKNCLVKMPGKSSGCYRSLLAKVKINCLLAWCLSQIHQLPQNQGCSSNELTILVQGGTSELQKAPEQDVSREFLYVSDFQFTLEETLDSFQKSVCEDMRNLHIEILRQFHMQAMEMSTVTSKILANQPEVRKKLISLERKPAASAIFLALVLHHSGTSCGFNVHYQTCHR from the exons ATGCTTTCTGATTTCAAAGTACTTTCCCTTGACAGATGTTTGTTAGTGTGGAGCTTGATAAAAAATTGTCTAGTCAAAATGCCTGGTAAG TCATCAGGATGTTACAGGTCTCTGCTGGCAAAGGTCAAAATCAACTGTTTACTAGCTTGGTGTCTAAGTCAGATACATCAACTGCCACAGAATCAGGGTTGTTCCAGCAATGAAC TGACAATACTTGTACAGGGAGGAACCTCAGAACTGCAGAAGGCCCCTGAACAAGATGTGAGCAGGGAATTCCTTTACGTTTCAGATTTTCAATTTACTTTAGAAGAGACTCTTGATTCCTTTCAGAAATCGGTATGCGAAGACATGAGGAACCTTCATATAGAAATTTTAAGACAATTCCACATGCAAGCG ATGGAAATGTCAACTGTGACGAGTAAAATTCTAGCAAACCAACCTGAGGTCCGGAAGAAGTTAATCTCTCTGGAAAGAAAACCAGCAGCTTCTGCAATTTTTTTAGCACTG GTTCTACATCACAGTGGAACATCATGTGGCTTTAATGTTCACTACCAAACATGCCATCGCTGA